TCGAACACGCAGTTAAAGTAGCCGTGAAGTCAGTCATGTCTGAAATGACCAAGCTGGTTGACAGCAAATACCTTGTTTTTCAAGTCAAAATGGATGGAAAAGAAAAAGATATCGAAAGCCTGAAATTGCGAATCGAAAAAGCTGAGGATGAACTGAAAACGATACGCGAATGTATGAACGCAGGTAAGGACATGTCAAGCCGGCCTCTTGTAAACACCAGTCGTCTGTCTGCAAAAGAAAAGGTGAACACGCTAGAAACGCGTGTTTCAGCTCTCAGTAGAAAACTAAAGGAACCTTCCTCGATGAACAGTATCGCTCCATTTCAGAAACAGTACTCTGTCCACCATGTTCACTCAGCTGCTGTGTCTGTCCACACAAAAGTGCAAAGCGCTCAGGTTTTAATGCATCCGGACAAAGCGGCAGCAAACTCGAATTTATTCACCAGAGTTCGGGACTGTGTGCAGATTGCGAACTTGAGGATAAGACACGAAGGTGAGGGCGAAAGATCATTAAAAGGTAAAATATAATCACTCCCCGTGTTAATAATGTGttaacattcatttatttatcctAACACCTTAAAAAACTATAATGCTTTAGAGTAGACAGTACCTTAGTTGTGGTAATAAACGCGTTTTAAATGTAGAATCTTCAAATAAATTTGTAAATGCTGAATGCACTTGTGGCATAGATAAATGTGGAATAATAGATAATAAAAATCGGCaataaatgcccccccccccccccccccccaaatactgtgctgtagtttattttgtatagtatGAGTTTCACATGAGAACAGCATTTGGAATTGCATTACATATTGTATGTGCAGATGTAATGCAAACGTGTAGCAGACTTTAAAATGGAATAACAGGAGTAGGGTGAGGCTTGTGTCTCTTCATTACAGGTGCTGGAATGAAAACAATTGAGCTGGATCGCGTGAAAGATGTGACAGTGGAAACTCTTCACAATAAAGAGAAATGTGCAGAGATTCCAAAGGAGGTTACAGAACAGACTCGAGGTAAAGATACAAAATCATCCTACCACTGCAGCCAGGAGTGTAGAGAGGTGGGATGATTGACAATACAAACTCTCAACTCTCAACCCTCTGCCCTCTCTGTCTtgatcctggtttctgtgctgcacttagcTTTAGCCAAGGTTAACTttatcaactccttttaagattttaaagactccaCTCAAGCCCCACTAGCCCCTACTTCCTTATGTTCTAGGTTTGATAAAGTTACCTCAGCTATAGTTTCCTCAATCTTCATAGCTCATACATgttgtaataaaaaacaaaaaaaaatgctcttaACAAAATCTTTGTATACTTACAGATTCTCGAAAGAGAAAGACCTTTGTAGATCCAGTGGAAGGTGGGACAGTGGGAACTAGTCCCGCACGCATTCCAAAGGAGGTTACAAAGCAGACCCCTACTCCAGTTACAGAGGCAGACCCTCGGCAGGGATCAAGCCAATACAAAGAGAATGCTCCTGAAGTGCATTCTGTCTGTGTTAAAGAGGAGCCAGCTGGACTAGAGACTGTCCACATTAAAGACGAGCCAGCTGGACTAGAGACTGTCCAAATTAAAGACGAGCGAGCTGGACTAGAGACTGTCCACTTAGTAGAAGAGCCAGCTGGACTAGAGGCTGTCCAAATTAAAGAGGAAGTCCCTGAATTTGAATCTGTTAACATAAAAGAGGAGGCAACTGAACTGGACTCTCTTCATATCATTGAGGTCCCTGAAGTTAATGAAAGTGACCCAGGTGGACCATATGGTAAGTAAATATATAACTGACCAGAGAATTACAGAATAGCCTTAATAGCGGCAAGCACATTGTTTGaccctcaggatgtgggtcgagcgagacaaaatgcatgatggctgtTCGTAAGCCAACGAAATAACGAACAGCCAGGTATCTGGTAATTCTCACGCAAATTCGACGTTGTGAGGTTCATATCAGTGTGTTTTTCttgttgtattttcattttcttgctcttttaaaaacgtTTATGTAAATTCTtcagttattttaaatgtagctGCCTATTCTCTGTTTTACAGTGTTTGTTGTAATTAGTGATGACGGCTGCTAACGTTAAGTGGCGGTCTGCACACTGGAGAAGGTGATGTAGGAAGGAGTCTAATATGAAAAATATTAGTCGCGTTCATACGTATGAAAGTAACTAATACCAGGGtttattttttccagtttagGGGTCTTTTGCTATGGTAACGTAACCTGCTTTGCGGTGCTATGGTTATTTCACTCCTGAGGATAGCTGTTAACAGCCCATTGGACCTGTGGGTTATTCTACTATCCCCATTCATCAGTCCTAGAATAACTATACAGTAACTCAGTCAAAAACATCAAGCAATAGGCTACATGTTGCTTCAATTTCTCAATATAGTTGCACAAGGAAGTTCTTGCAAAAAGCAGAATTTATATTTGTACCTCAAATATAAACAGTTCTACTACTTTGCTGCAACTTTCCATAATGAAGCCAACAAACTTCCAACTTCTAGATTTGTTTCTCTCACAGAAGACCAAAGACAAGTTGAAGATGATAGGACGGACAAAGCCACACAAAAACAGACTAAATGGGCTATTAAAATCTTCAAAGGTAAGGGGAAAAGAGTGTACTGTGTTATGTACTGTGGCCATTACACTGGTGTGTGTCCATGTGAGATGTAAAGATGAAATACTAAAACAGCATTTACTGTATATCTGTAAGCCTTTAGCACCCAGGGTCATTGTTGAACATACTTACTAAGTCTTGACAATTATTTTTGAGGACTTCCTTTTTAAATCGTGTATACATTGCCACAACAAAGTAATTCACTATCACTATATTAATTGAGGTTAAGAATGTGTTTATAAGCATAGACGTTTTAACGGCAGTTCTATATTCTTTGGTGTAATATACTTTGATGCATTGCAATTTAAGCATTAAAATGGTTTTAAACAAATGTCCCCAACAAACTCTCTGGATAATTACATCAGTTTCATATCACTTGGTTAGCTGTAGCCTCTTGGCGTCAGCACTTTAGCAATTAGGATGGTCTGCACAAAACCCAGGTACCATACAGATCATAGACAAACAAGCTAAATCTCACTTCAGGACCAGACACATTCAACAGTGCCTGTGCTTCTAAAATAGCCTATAAAATACTAAATCCACACATTATGTAAATGTAGTTTAACTTTGTTTTGGgatgtgtgtgaccctgagcaagtcacttaactttcttGTGTTCGGATGacatgtaaaaccgaggtcctattgtaagtgactctgcagcagcagttgtgatgcatagttcacccctactatctttggataaaagcgtctgctaaatgaataatTTAATGGTCAAATCATTTATTTGATTTGAAGTACGGCAGAATTATCTTTATACAACAAGTGAATATAGAATTGGTATCAGCCTCTCGTCTGAATGAAGAGTGTGTCTGCgtaatagattatatttaaatactgtttcatATACTTGAAAGAAAAGTTTTGCTAATTCTAAATAGAATTACAAATATTAACAGCATATATAACTTTTTGCCATGCTAATCACGGTATAAGTTATAATAGATTTGAAACTGTTTATTAGTTAAACTATGTAGTAAAATCACAAATAcatagtctatatatatatatatatatatatatatatatatatatatatatatatatatatatatataaaaatacattagttacTATAAACACCTTACACAGATCAAAGAaaagactgttttttttattttttttatattttacagattGGTTGGCTTCTCAAAACATCAGCACACAATTTGAAACCTTTACACCGACTGAATTGAATAAGCACCTTTACAATTTCTACCCGTCTGTCAGAAAGACTGACGGAAAAGAATATGGGAAATCAGCACTAATAGGCTTACGGGCTTCCATAAACAGATACCTGAGAGAGCTGCCTTGCTCCAGTTTATACTGTCTGATGACTGATAGGGAGTTCTCAGCTAGCAACCAGATGCTTGTAGGGCTGCTGAAACGGGAACATTTCGATGTAGTACATCACCGGCAAGCACTTGAAAAGGAGGACTTTGAAAAAATGATTAAATCCAAAACAATTGGAAATCATCATCCACTGGCTCTCCAGAGACTGGTGTGGGTATCTTTAGTGCTCCATTTCACCCTGAGAGGCGCCAAGACGCTACGCTCCATGACAAAGTCTACCTTCAAAGTCGTCGTAGATAACCAAAACCGAGAGTGTTTGGAATTGGCTGTTAGCCCAAAACCCATGGGGGCTGATCATAAAGAGCGTCCCGGATATCGAATATGTGGCCTGCCTGGGAATCCGATGTGTCCCGTAGCTGCTTTCAAATTATATGTTGAAAAACTGAGCCCTGAAAATGAATGCTTCTGGCAGCGTCCCAAACAGAAAGACTGGCACCCATCACTCCTGGCTTGGTATGAAAGCCAGCCCGTTGGGGTAAATAAACTTAAAATTATGATGCAGGAGATCAGCAGAGATGCTGCTTTATCCAGGCCCTATACCAATCATTGCCTCCGAGCCACCCCTGCCCACCTCCTGAAACGACACGCATTAAAAACAAACCTACCAGCGTACCCGTGGCAAACACGACCGGCAACATTTCATTCAACTTGAACTTTGACTTGAAACCGATGCCGTCCTTTTGAAGCAGTCAACAAACCCAGGATCCTATGGTTGATGATTCTACCCTGTTGCAAGCAGCAGAAGAAATGGGAAAGGCTTCCCAAAGCAACACTAACCAGAATCATTCAAAACTTTGCTGTGCctgtatatttttcaaaataaaatgacaatattttAACTAATTtcagtacagtaaatgtaatcATTGTTCTTCTATTTACAGAGTGcatagtctttattattatttgtttatttagcagatgcctttatccaaggcgacttacagagactagggtgtgtgaactatgcatcagctgcggagtcacttacaacaacgtctcacccgaaaaacggagcacaaggaggttaagtgacttgctcagggtcacacagtgagtgacctaggatttgaactggggacctcctggttacaagcccttttctttaaccactggacaacacagcctaCCGTCTGTGAGTAATAGCAATAATGAACGTTGCCATTCCTGCAGCTTCTCCTTGGATATTATTACATACTCACAATACAGGGATATTCA
The sequence above is a segment of the Acipenser ruthenus chromosome 7, fAciRut3.2 maternal haplotype, whole genome shotgun sequence genome. Coding sequences within it:
- the LOC117415117 gene encoding uncharacterized protein LOC117415117 isoform X3 encodes the protein MSRKRASESQFNSETHNKKIHKTSSEAGVGVSDIIIDDDDDDEGQVEFCTSFSSKEELARTFEHAVKVAVKSVMSEMTKLVDSKYLVFQVKMDGKEKDIESLKLRIEKAEDELKTIRECMNAGKDMSSRPLVNTSRLSAKEKVNTLETRVSALSRKLKEPSSMNSIAPFQKQYSVHHVHSAAVSVHTKVQSAQVLMHPDKAAANSNLFTRVRDCVQIANLRIRHEGEGERSLKGAGMKTIELDRVKDVTVETLHNKEKCAEIPKEVTEQTRDSRKRKTFVDPVEGGTVGTSPARIPKEVTKQTPTPVTEADPRQGSSQYKENAPEVHSVCVKEEPAGLETVHIKDEPAGLETVQIKDERAGLETVHLVEEPAGLEAVQIKEEVPEFESVNIKEEATELDSLHIIEVPEVNESDPGGPYEDQRQVEDDRTDKATQKQTKWAIKIFKDSCRLALDRSTAHRNLWISEADSKVTMRDKSQLYLELPARFNTVWQVLCTEGLFGARFYWEIEWSGTATIGVTYKGIGRKGWDDSCRLGRNDKSWSLCCSGSCYSAWHNKKLTEINAPLSPRIGVHLDCPAGVLSFYSISNTASLLHSFHCNFAEPLYPGFGFWDYDSCVTICQPQVL